In Miscanthus floridulus cultivar M001 chromosome 5, ASM1932011v1, whole genome shotgun sequence, one genomic interval encodes:
- the LOC136454630 gene encoding 2-oxoglutarate-dependent dioxygenase AOP3-like, whose amino-acid sequence MAEKPGKEDHVGSHLRSLTHTLRPSHYGVQQDTAGSRRLSMAVHRDFNVSTLVVQHEVEGLEVLAKDGSWLPIRAEPDTFTFQAGELFTILTNGRVPASVHRVRTLNNRERFSMIFGSWSGDSDEVSAMDELVDGEHPLMYNPCRLDEYVDFLSIEEGRKLDDPLKAFCGVHKGNKSME is encoded by the exons ATGGCTGAGAAACCTGGGAAAG aagatcacgtcg GCTCCCACCTCCGCTCGCTCACCCACACTCTCCGACCGTCACATTACGGCGTACAGCAAGACACTGCAGGTAGCCGCCGACTGTCCATGGCGGTGCACCGCGACTTCAACGTGAGCACCCTCGTCGTACAGCACGAGGTGGAAGGCCTCGAGGTTCTGGCAAAGGACGGGAGCTGGCTCCCCATTCGTGCTGAGCCGGACACGTTTACCTTCCAAGCTGGCGAGCTATTCACG ATCCTCACCAACGGGAGGGTGCCGGCGTCCGTTCACCGCGTTAGGACGCTGAACAACCGCGAGCGCTTCTCCATGATTTTTGGCAGCTGGTCTGGGGACAGCGACGAGGTCAGCGCGATGGACGAGCTCGTCGATGGAGAGCACCCTCTGATGTATAATCCTTGTAGGCTCGACGAATACGTCGACTTCCTTTCCATCGAGGAAGGCCGCAAGCTGGATGACCCACTCAAGGCTTTCTGTGGAGTCCACAAGGGTAATAAATCCATGGAGTGA